CTTCTTTGGGATACTGGTCGTTGATTTGAGGGTGGATTAAAAAGACTTCATGGCCTTGCTGTAGTAACCAACGAACCCGTTGGTGTACTGCGATGGAAATCCCCGACAAAAACGGAGCATACACTGCTGTAAAAATAGCAATACGGAGAGGTTGGTTGTTCATTATTATTTAATGTGTAGTCTGATTTCTTGTTTAGAGTCAAGATAAAACTGCTGACTGCTGTATCCAAGTTCCACTTCAAAACGAACCTTTAGAAAAAATAAAGGTACATTCTTCCACTGTTGTGATCATTTATTAGACACTATTAGGACTTACGCAAGAACTCTCTGAAACCCTCTTGACTTCGTGTCCTTTGTGTCCTTCGTGGTTCGTTTTTTCATAATTTTGCGTAAGTCCTGACTATAAAGAAGTATCTAGTAATGTTTGCATATATCAGCAGTAATGGTAATGCAGGTTTAACTGCATTCATTTGGCTAAAAACTAGAATGCTATTTCAGCATAGAATCGAAACAATTATAACACTGTGTAATAATCACGTAAATTGTGATTGGTGTGCGTATTATGTTAGCAAGATTTTTCCAACTCATATACAATCGTATATCGAAAGTTTTTGTTTGAAAAACTATATAAAGCCTGGTAAACGTGCTAAATACACATGGATGTGTGGCAATTTATGATTTTTCAACCATGCACAAAGTCAACACCGAAAGCCAACATAGCCGATTGTTTTTCACCGAAAATATTTCATCGCTGTTGTTGGAATTCATATTATGCAATTGAGTATCTCATTTGCAAGCTATATGCAACTCCCATTACTCCGACACGCGCCAAATCATGATCGTGTTGTCTTCGCTAGCACTGACAAGGGACTTACCATCGGGGCTAATGGCTACTGATGTTACAGTATCTTTATGTCCCAGAAGTGTACCCATCTCCTTACCTGTGGCTAAATTCCACAGTTTAATTGTGCGCTCGCGGCTACCACTGACAAGAGTGGTATTATCTGGACTAAAAGCAATAGATGTCACCGTTTGGGCATTTTCTGCCAGTGTGTGACTTTTATGTTTTGTGGCTAAATTCCACAGTTTAATTGTGCGTAGCTTCCCGCCGTAGACATCGCGGCTAGCACTAGCCAAAGTCATACCATCTGGACTAAAAGCAATAGATGTCACCGTTTGGGTATCTGAATTAAGTGTGTCGATAAAAACGGCTTTGTTCAGATCCCACATCTTAATCGTTTTGTCAAAACTACCACTAACAAGAGTTATACCATCCGGGCTAATAGCCAGCGATCGCACCCAAGATGTATGTCCTCTGAGTGTGCTTCTTAAACTTCCCGTGGACATATTCCACAGTTTAATCGTGTTGTCATCGCTACCACTAGCCAAAGTTGCACCATCGGGGCTGATAGCGATCGCCTGAATTGAATTAGAATGTCCCCTCAGCGTGCGAATTAACTCACCAGTAAACAAATCCCAAATTTTAATAGTTTGATCATCACTACCACTCACCAGAGTACGTCCATCTGGGCTAATAGCTACCACATTTACCCTTTGTTCATGGCCTTTGAGAGTAGCAATTTCTTTTCCTGTACCTAGATGCCAAACTTTAATTAGGCGCTCCCCACTACTAGCAAAAATCTGGCTATCGGGACTAATCGCCACAGATAAAACCAAACCTTGATCAGCTTGTAAAACTTTACTTAAAGAAATGTTCTTTAAATTCAAATTGGGCGACTGATCAACAACTGACTTTCTCGAACTACTCCGAGTTTGACTCAGCCGAGACAATAAAACAGTGTGGACACGACGATATTGCTGATACCAGGAATCTTGGATACCAAATAACAGAATTAAAGCACTTACCAAGACAACATTTTTCAGTAAAGTATATTTAACTGGTAAAGATGAAACTTGAGTTACTGGTATTTTTCCCGAAGACTTACCTGTGGGCGGTAGTGCTAGTGGTTGTTTTGGAATCAACTCTCTAATCACTTCATCAGCTGATTGGTAACGCTGCTGGATATCTTTTCTCAATAATTTATCCAGAACATAATCCAATTCAGCACTCAAAGGACTTCGCAAATATTGTCGCCAATTAGTCACCCAGCCATAGCCATATTCCATCCACAACTGAAACGGGGAAACTCCAGTCAGCAAATGAAAGCAAGTAGCCCCCAAACCAAACAAATCACTAGCTGGGTAAGCCTTACCATCTCTAATTTGTTCCAATGGCGAATAACCATGAGAACCAATAGATGTGCCGACTTTTTTCTGTACTCTCGCCGTTAATTGCTTCGAGGAACCAAAATCTATCAGGCTTAATCGTCCGTCACCATATCGGCGGATAATATTTTCTGGTTTGATGTCGCGGTGAATCACACCACGATCATGGATAAACTGAAGCACAGGCAATAAATGCAGCAAAATCCCGTGGATTTCCCCAGGTTTATAAAGTTTTCGCCGTTGCAACTCGTTTAACAAATTCTGCCCATTGACAAACTGTTGTACCAAATACAAACAGTTATCTTGCTCAAAATAAGCTAACAGAGTTGGTATTTGTGGATGTTCTCCCAATTCTTGCAGAAGCTTTGCTTCTTCGGCAAATAGCTCTACAGCCTTCTTTTGCGACCAAGTTCCTTCAAACTTCGGCGCTAACTGCTTAACTACACAACGTTCATTGAGTTTATCTGTATCTTCAGATAAATAAGTTCTGCCAAATCCCCCCTCATCGGAAAGGACCCGAATGACGCGGAAGCGATTTCGCAAAAGTGGCACCAAGGGGGTGCTACAAGTTCGGCATAACTTCGTTTTGTCGAGATTTAGGGGATTTGGGCAATCGGGATTTAAGCAGCAGATCATTCTCTGACAGGCGCGACTGCACAATAAATTATGTTAAGTTAGCCCCCGCAATTTCCCTTAATTAAGATTGGCTCTCGCGTCATGATGGTAGAAAACACTGCTGTAGGGGATCGGGGAATTACTTATATAGTAAATTTTGGTAAATGCTCACCCGTCATTCTTTTTGCAACGAAAACTACAAGAGCCACGGAATTCTTAATTTTATTGATTATATTATATTATAAACTTCTTCAAAAGAATATTCTATTTAAGCGATCGCTCTTTTAAAGAATGTTTCAAAAGTATTATTGCTCACACCAAAACATCACCGCACTTAACCCCCTTCCCTCCTCAGCCATTTCCTAGCAGCACAGGGAAAGGAAAAACTTTTGTTATTAGCACAAAATCGGGTTTTCAAAACCTCTCGACTCTTCAAAAAGAGTTGTAGCAAAGGGAATTTGGTATACTACTCTACGAATTTTCAAACATCCCGAAACTTCAGAGTGTCAGAGCTACCAAAACTAACCATCAAATCTTGACATACTCCCCACTCCCCAGAAGAAGCAGGGGCGCACCGGAGCACCGGAGCAAGGGGGAGTGAGAAATTACTTTAAAACTTCCGGTTACTTAACAACCGTTCCTCTTCTCCCCTGCCCCCTGCCCCCTGCCCCCGTTCCTCTTCTCCCCACTCCCCGGCTATAAAACATAAAAATCCCAGAACCCCGATTAATTTGAGAAAACGGGGTTCTAAAGCTTAGAGTATTTCTAATGAATTTGATAGCTTACTTTTTACCTGTCACCTTTTCCAAGAAATTCTGGACATTATCTTCTACTGAAGTTGAACTCTGTGAATTTTCAGGATTCTTCATCTTGTCAATGTCAGCATCTCCCTGAACTTCATTGAGTCCTTTGTTGGAATTTTCTTGAACTTCTTTCAGTTTCAAGGGTTGGGATTTAGCCACCTCGTCAGTTCTTCGTTGAGTTTCCAGAAGTTGTGTCGGGCCTTCCTGGGGATCACTTTGATAGCTACTGATGGCAAAAGCAGGTGATACACTAGATAAAAATAGCAACGTACAGGCAGAAGCCACAACTACAAAACGCACTGGGCGTAAAATAGATAAAACAAAATCAACAATCTTCATCTTTAATCCTCAATAACAGCTTCAACAACGCTAGATTTGCACATTGAAAAATTAATCAATGCCTTTATTACCAAAACATGGGCATTGAATCATTAATGGGTGCTTTTTTTATTCTTTAAACCATGAAATAGTGAAGATTTTTTTTGGTGTTTCCGTTTTGAATAATCAAATCGTCAATACCTAATTAATCATTGTGTTGTACACAGACATATATTCTTCTAGCAAATTTCATCTCTTACAGTTTTACCTGTAATTCACTTACATTTGTATCGACCTGTA
The window above is part of the Nodularia spumigena CCY9414 genome. Proteins encoded here:
- a CDS encoding serine/threonine-protein kinase, with protein sequence MICCLNPDCPNPLNLDKTKLCRTCSTPLVPLLRNRFRVIRVLSDEGGFGRTYLSEDTDKLNERCVVKQLAPKFEGTWSQKKAVELFAEEAKLLQELGEHPQIPTLLAYFEQDNCLYLVQQFVNGQNLLNELQRRKLYKPGEIHGILLHLLPVLQFIHDRGVIHRDIKPENIIRRYGDGRLSLIDFGSSKQLTARVQKKVGTSIGSHGYSPLEQIRDGKAYPASDLFGLGATCFHLLTGVSPFQLWMEYGYGWVTNWRQYLRSPLSAELDYVLDKLLRKDIQQRYQSADEVIRELIPKQPLALPPTGKSSGKIPVTQVSSLPVKYTLLKNVVLVSALILLFGIQDSWYQQYRRVHTVLLSRLSQTRSSSRKSVVDQSPNLNLKNISLSKVLQADQGLVLSVAISPDSQIFASSGERLIKVWHLGTGKEIATLKGHEQRVNVVAISPDGRTLVSGSDDQTIKIWDLFTGELIRTLRGHSNSIQAIAISPDGATLASGSDDNTIKLWNMSTGSLRSTLRGHTSWVRSLAISPDGITLVSGSFDKTIKMWDLNKAVFIDTLNSDTQTVTSIAFSPDGMTLASASRDVYGGKLRTIKLWNLATKHKSHTLAENAQTVTSIAFSPDNTTLVSGSRERTIKLWNLATGKEMGTLLGHKDTVTSVAISPDGKSLVSASEDNTIMIWRVSE